The Drosophila sulfurigaster albostrigata strain 15112-1811.04 chromosome 3, ASM2355843v2, whole genome shotgun sequence genomic sequence gtttaatTTCAGGTTAATCTCAGCCTTTGGCGTAAATACAGTGAATTTCGtccatttattttcaattcgtCCCTTGATTTCTGTAAAGCTATGGCATGCACGAATTCGACATTATCATTTCATAGAATCATTTACCGAGCTGTTCTCAAATATTCAAACCTAAATCAAACGTGCCCGTATGATGTAAGTTAtcaattcaaacaaatttaacatCCCACAATTATGAAATCTATTGCAGAAAGAAATCTACATACGTAATTGGGTTCTTAAAGAAGAGCAATTAAAGCTCTTACCATTACCATCTGgtgaatatcaaattaaagtgATGGCATTCACCGACAACGAATGTAAAGCAATAGTTTACATAAACTTTTCGGTAAAAGAAGATTTGATGCAATCATAATgcatttaagcaaatattttgagaGTTTCGGTTGCGTTTCTGGTTTTGGTTTACATTTTCTATTATATAATAtctcaaaaaatatttgaaaaaacatttgtaa encodes the following:
- the LOC133845669 gene encoding uncharacterized protein LOC133845669, with product MRVLLITLLLSGFVLPERRYRFTNIKCNVLDKSYTSFAQCKLKVVGRGIIALTVEAKLLKGPFYNAKVNLSLWRKYSEFRPFIFNSSLDFCKAMACTNSTLSFHRIIYRAVLKYSNLNQTCPYDKEIYIRNWVLKEEQLKLLPLPSGEYQIKVMAFTDNECKAIVYINFSVKEDLMQS